In the genome of Pelagibacterium nitratireducens, one region contains:
- the dps gene encoding DNA starvation/stationary phase protection protein Dps: MATPSISLGKDGNARKVVIDILNARLADAIDLALITKQAHWNLKGPDFIAIHEMLDPMRASLDTHVDVIAERVAQLDGIALGTSQIVAKQTTLDAYPTDIRKTNDHLTELAKRYAALANQVREDIDATDEAGDADAADILTAFSRDLDKNLWFIKSHLE; encoded by the coding sequence ATGGCCACTCCCTCAATTTCCCTGGGCAAGGATGGCAATGCCCGCAAAGTGGTGATCGACATCCTCAACGCCCGCCTCGCCGATGCCATCGATCTGGCGTTGATCACCAAGCAGGCCCACTGGAATCTCAAGGGCCCCGATTTCATTGCAATCCATGAAATGCTCGACCCCATGCGCGCCAGCCTCGACACTCATGTCGATGTGATCGCCGAGCGCGTTGCCCAGCTCGACGGCATTGCCCTGGGCACCTCCCAGATCGTCGCCAAACAGACAACGCTTGATGCCTACCCCACCGATATCCGCAAAACCAATGACCACCTGACCGAACTGGCCAAACGCTACGCAGCGCTCGCCAATCAGGTCCGCGAGGATATCGACGCCACCGATGAAGCCGGTGACGCCGACGCCGCCGATATCCTGACCGCCTTCTCGCGCGATCTCGACAAGAACCTGTGGTTCATCAAATCCCACCTCGAATAG
- a CDS encoding Hsp20 family protein → MQRLDFSPFYRSTVGFDRLFSRLDTLVAEDAKSYPPYNIERTGEDTYRVTIAVAGFSSGDIAIETKENNLQVKGSRASGASDKREFLHRGIAERAFELRFQLAEHVEVSGASLENGLLHIDLKRELPESKRPRQIEISSAPQTIEDKTVN, encoded by the coding sequence ATGCAACGTCTTGATTTTTCGCCCTTTTACCGCTCCACCGTCGGGTTCGACCGCCTGTTCTCACGCCTCGACACCCTGGTCGCCGAAGACGCGAAATCCTACCCGCCCTACAATATCGAGCGCACCGGTGAGGATACCTACCGCGTGACCATCGCGGTCGCCGGTTTCTCGTCTGGCGACATTGCCATCGAGACCAAGGAAAACAACCTGCAGGTCAAGGGCTCGCGTGCCTCGGGTGCCAGTGACAAGCGCGAATTCCTCCATCGCGGCATAGCCGAGCGCGCCTTCGAATTGCGCTTCCAGCTTGCCGAGCATGTCGAGGTCTCCGGCGCTTCGCTCGAAAACGGCCTGCTGCACATCGATCTCAAGCGCGAACTGCCCGAATCCAAGCGCCCGCGCCAGATCGAGATTTCCAGCGCACCCCAGACGATCGAGGACAAGACCGTCAACTAA
- a CDS encoding alpha/beta hydrolase yields MDATPTGHEFVHLENNPIPKGARSGFFSTSDKVRLRYGLFPKQGGGARGTIVLVQGRTEFIEKYFETIGDFQKRGFAVATFDLRGQGGSDRLIGNRRHGHVENFDDYWTDLHDFHKGIVLPDCPPPYYLVGHSTGGLVGLLAATRDRLMFDRVFLSSPMVSLPGLPFSLKWSSRLVDAARFLGLSTVPVGRREDKAQTEAGFEGNPLTSDKARYMRSVEILKARPDLSIGLPTLGWIGSSLAAMRRANGDDFPARLKIPVFICAAALDSVVETGATESLGLRLRAGHHVIISGARHELFMETDAIRAQVFAAFDAFVTEQSGDER; encoded by the coding sequence ATGGACGCGACGCCCACTGGACACGAGTTTGTCCACCTTGAGAACAATCCCATCCCCAAAGGCGCCCGGTCGGGCTTTTTTTCGACCAGCGACAAGGTTCGGCTGCGCTACGGCCTTTTCCCAAAACAGGGTGGTGGCGCGCGGGGCACGATCGTTCTGGTGCAGGGGCGCACCGAGTTCATCGAGAAATATTTCGAGACTATAGGCGATTTCCAGAAGCGCGGATTTGCCGTCGCGACATTCGATCTGCGCGGGCAGGGCGGGTCGGACCGGCTGATTGGCAATCGGCGCCACGGGCATGTGGAAAATTTCGACGACTACTGGACCGATCTTCACGATTTTCACAAGGGCATCGTCCTGCCCGACTGCCCGCCTCCCTATTATCTTGTCGGGCATTCGACGGGGGGACTGGTCGGGCTTCTGGCGGCAACGCGCGACCGGCTGATGTTTGATCGGGTGTTTTTGTCCTCACCCATGGTGAGCCTGCCGGGGTTGCCCTTTTCGCTCAAATGGTCGTCGCGGCTGGTCGATGCAGCACGGTTTTTGGGACTATCCACGGTGCCGGTGGGGCGGCGCGAGGACAAGGCGCAGACCGAAGCGGGGTTCGAGGGCAATCCGCTGACTTCGGACAAGGCCCGCTATATGCGCAGCGTCGAGATATTGAAGGCACGACCCGATCTTTCTATCGGGCTTCCCACGCTGGGCTGGATCGGATCTTCGCTGGCCGCAATGCGCCGGGCCAATGGGGACGATTTCCCAGCCCGGCTCAAGATCCCCGTCTTCATCTGCGCGGCGGCACTCGACAGTGTTGTCGAGACCGGCGCGACCGAATCCCTGGGGCTGCGGCTGCGGGCCGGGCATCATGTGATAATTTCGGGCGCACGGCACGAACTGTTCATGGAGACCGACGCCATTCGTGCGCAGGTCTTTGCCGCGTTCGATGCCTTTGTGACCGAACAGAGTGGTGATGAGCGATGA
- a CDS encoding GFA family protein, with protein MNGANGARGSCQCGTITFTVSGSFDSFFLCHCSRCRKDTGSAHAANLFSSTAVLEWVSGADSVRTYRVPGTRHEKSFCIGCGAAVPIIQMNGQLLVVPAGSLDTEIAIAPTGHICVGDAAEWDEQLSQAPRFDGLPGPG; from the coding sequence ATGAATGGTGCAAACGGAGCGAGAGGCTCGTGTCAGTGCGGCACGATAACATTTACCGTTTCCGGTTCCTTCGACAGTTTCTTTTTGTGCCATTGCAGCCGATGCCGCAAGGATACGGGCTCGGCCCATGCGGCCAACCTGTTTTCCTCAACGGCGGTTCTGGAATGGGTGAGCGGGGCGGACAGTGTTCGCACCTACCGTGTGCCCGGCACTCGGCATGAGAAGAGTTTTTGCATCGGCTGCGGGGCTGCCGTCCCCATTATCCAGATGAACGGCCAACTGCTGGTTGTGCCGGCGGGCAGTCTCGATACCGAGATCGCCATCGCGCCCACTGGTCATATTTGCGTTGGCGATGCGGCGGAATGGGACGAACAACTGTCCCAAGCGCCACGATTCGACGGACTACCCGGGCCGGGTTAG
- the hisN gene encoding histidinol-phosphatase: MSMTISSPAGLSDEAITQTLIAGADAARTSTLGRFRTQLAVDNKFSSGFDPVTEADREAETRIREAIAARFPDHGIIGEEWDTKDTTTRFNWIIDPIDGTRAFISGVPVWGTLIGLTYQGKAIAGLMEQPFTGERWLAVGGRLEHTHNGARVPAAVSAVTRLSQARTSTTNPDMFTGPHLSAWTELNARALQVRYGLDCYAYCLLASGHIDLVVEAGLKDVDIAPLIPIIEAAGGIVTTWDGGRAEMGGTCIAAATEQLHEEAMRVLRDAMLE; encoded by the coding sequence ATGTCCATGACAATTTCGTCACCAGCCGGTCTCAGCGACGAGGCCATCACCCAGACCCTGATCGCTGGCGCCGACGCCGCGCGAACCTCGACTTTAGGCCGGTTCCGAACCCAACTTGCTGTGGATAACAAGTTTTCATCCGGCTTCGACCCGGTCACCGAGGCTGACCGGGAAGCCGAAACCCGCATTCGCGAAGCGATTGCCGCCCGCTTCCCCGATCACGGCATCATCGGGGAAGAATGGGACACAAAAGACACCACGACCCGGTTCAACTGGATCATCGACCCCATAGACGGCACAAGAGCCTTCATTTCCGGCGTTCCCGTCTGGGGCACGTTGATCGGGCTCACCTATCAGGGCAAGGCCATTGCCGGGCTCATGGAACAGCCCTTTACCGGCGAACGCTGGCTGGCTGTGGGCGGCAGGCTCGAACACACCCATAACGGCGCGCGCGTCCCTGCCGCCGTCAGCGCCGTGACCAGGCTGTCACAGGCCCGCACCAGCACCACCAACCCCGATATGTTCACCGGGCCCCATCTTTCCGCCTGGACCGAGCTGAACGCCCGCGCCCTGCAGGTTCGCTACGGGCTTGATTGCTACGCCTATTGCCTTTTGGCCTCCGGCCATATTGACCTCGTCGTCGAAGCGGGCCTCAAGGATGTCGACATCGCCCCCTTGATCCCCATCATCGAGGCAGCGGGGGGCATCGTCACCACCTGGGATGGCGGCCGCGCCGAAATGGGCGGCACCTGCATCGCCGCCGCAACCGAACAGCTGCACGAAGAAGCAATGCGCGTCCTGCGCGACGCCATGCTGGAGTAG
- a CDS encoding N-formylglutamate amidohydrolase, producing MHFNDRAIKGLGVQSDYSDRPAFETIRPRRQVAPIIVNSSHSGRDYPARFLKLSRLNEMAIRQSEDAWVDEIFGRAPHMGLPLLRANFPRAYLDVNREPYELDPKMFRDPLPEHFNTTSPRIAAGLGTIARIVSENRPIYRERLALEDALMRIEGIYKPYHKTLQTLLSETLGHFGVAVLVDCHSMPRLNRGNDRLAPDVVLGDRYGTTCAPVLIDTVEAVFAGAGLKVARNRPYAGGHTTRAYGRPQYGIHAIQIEFSRHLYMHELTLQKHQGFSAMQQLAETLLGTLVRFDAVSLARTQLAAE from the coding sequence TTGCATTTCAACGACCGCGCCATCAAGGGGTTGGGTGTGCAATCAGACTATTCCGACAGACCTGCCTTTGAAACAATCCGCCCAAGGCGACAGGTTGCTCCCATCATCGTCAATTCGTCCCATTCGGGCCGCGATTATCCCGCCCGGTTCTTAAAACTCTCCCGGCTCAACGAAATGGCCATCCGCCAGTCCGAAGACGCCTGGGTCGACGAGATTTTTGGGCGCGCGCCCCATATGGGGCTACCGCTCTTGCGCGCCAATTTCCCCCGCGCCTATCTCGACGTGAACCGCGAGCCCTATGAACTCGATCCCAAGATGTTCCGCGATCCCCTGCCCGAACATTTCAACACGACCTCGCCGCGCATCGCGGCGGGTCTGGGCACCATTGCCCGCATCGTTTCGGAGAATCGCCCCATCTATCGTGAGCGCCTGGCGCTCGAAGACGCGCTGATGCGCATTGAGGGCATCTACAAGCCCTATCACAAGACCCTGCAAACCCTGTTGAGCGAAACGCTCGGCCATTTCGGCGTGGCCGTCCTGGTCGATTGCCATTCCATGCCGCGCCTCAATCGCGGCAATGACCGTCTGGCTCCCGACGTCGTGCTGGGCGACCGCTACGGTACAACCTGTGCGCCGGTCCTTATCGATACTGTGGAAGCAGTGTTCGCGGGCGCTGGCCTGAAAGTCGCCCGCAACCGCCCCTATGCCGGCGGACACACCACCCGCGCCTATGGCCGGCCCCAATATGGCATCCACGCCATCCAGATCGAATTTTCCCGCCACCTCTACATGCACGAATTGACCCTGCAAAAGCATCAGGGCTTTTCAGCCATGCAGCAGCTTGCCGAAACCCTTCTGGGAACGCTGGTGCGGTTCGATGCGGTTTCGCTGGCGCGCACGCAACTGGCCGCCGAATAA
- the cpdR gene encoding cell cycle two-component system response regulator CpdR, producing MSQSLNRILLAEDDADMRRFLTRALKNAGYDVVAFDNGKSAYERLREEPFTLLLSDIVMPEMDGIELARRATELDPDLKVMFITGFAAVALNPDSEAPKGASVLSKPFHLRELVGEVERLLAA from the coding sequence ATGAGCCAATCGTTGAACCGGATTTTGCTGGCCGAAGACGACGCCGACATGCGTCGGTTTTTGACCCGGGCGCTCAAGAATGCCGGCTATGACGTGGTGGCGTTCGACAATGGAAAATCGGCCTATGAGCGGCTGCGCGAGGAACCCTTTACGCTGCTTTTGAGCGACATCGTGATGCCGGAAATGGACGGGATTGAACTGGCGCGGCGCGCCACCGAACTCGACCCGGATCTCAAGGTGATGTTCATCACCGGTTTTGCCGCCGTGGCGCTCAACCCCGACAGCGAAGCCCCCAAGGGCGCCTCGGTGCTCTCCAAACCTTTCCATCTGCGCGAGCTGGTGGGGGAAGTGGAGCGGCTGCTCGCCGCTTAG
- a CDS encoding DJ-1/PfpI family protein — translation MPAKKILMLVGEFTEEYEIYVYQQAMEAVGHIVHVVCPDKKAGQMIATSLHDFEGHQTYTEKLGHYFQLNKTFAEVDLNEYDAVYAAGGRGPEYIRTDKRVQDMVRHFHETGKPIFTICHGVQILIAVDGVVRGKRVGALGACEPEVILAGGTYVDLSPTEALVDGNMVSAKGWTALAAFIRECLNVLGTKIVLD, via the coding sequence ATGCCCGCCAAAAAAATCCTCATGCTCGTCGGCGAGTTCACCGAAGAGTACGAAATCTACGTTTACCAGCAGGCGATGGAAGCCGTTGGCCATATCGTCCATGTGGTCTGCCCCGACAAAAAGGCAGGCCAGATGATTGCCACCTCCCTCCACGATTTCGAGGGGCATCAGACCTATACCGAAAAGCTCGGGCACTATTTCCAGCTCAACAAGACGTTCGCCGAGGTCGATCTCAACGAGTATGACGCCGTCTATGCGGCCGGCGGGCGCGGTCCCGAGTACATCCGAACCGACAAGCGCGTTCAGGACATGGTTCGCCATTTTCACGAAACCGGCAAGCCCATCTTCACCATCTGCCACGGCGTCCAGATCCTGATCGCCGTCGATGGCGTGGTGCGCGGCAAACGTGTCGGTGCGCTGGGCGCCTGCGAGCCCGAAGTCATTCTGGCAGGCGGCACCTATGTGGACCTCTCTCCCACCGAAGCCCTTGTCGACGGCAACATGGTCTCGGCCAAAGGCTGGACGGCGCTTGCCGCCTTCATCCGCGAATGCCTCAACGTTCTCGGCACAAAGATCGTGCTGGACTGA
- a CDS encoding substrate-binding domain-containing protein yields MKYLSMFTLLSVAALAAAAPALGQEEQKVMAVSIPAATHGWTGGVVYHAEAAAAEIREAFPNIDVVVNTSPSAIAQVGALEDLQASRDPDALVILPFTSEELTGPVETVKNAGTFITVVDRGLTDPSIQDLYVAGDNVAVGANTANWLSEQLGGEGDVVVLRGIPTVIDDERIQGFQDALEGTNINILDVQYANWNRDEAFNLMQDYLAKYSHIDAVWANDDDMLLGVLEAIDQAGRDDIKFALGANGMVDIVEMVRAGDPRTPISTPYPPSMIKTAMYLTAANLNGQAPVRGEVILDAPLITIDNADEFYFPDSPF; encoded by the coding sequence ATGAAATATTTGAGTATGTTCACACTGCTCAGTGTCGCTGCGCTTGCCGCGGCGGCACCAGCCCTTGGCCAGGAGGAGCAAAAGGTCATGGCCGTTTCCATTCCGGCCGCGACACACGGCTGGACTGGCGGCGTTGTCTATCATGCCGAAGCGGCTGCCGCGGAAATCCGCGAGGCCTTTCCCAATATCGACGTCGTCGTGAACACCTCGCCCTCGGCCATCGCCCAGGTCGGTGCGCTCGAAGATCTGCAGGCCTCACGCGATCCCGATGCGCTGGTCATCCTGCCCTTCACGTCCGAGGAGCTCACCGGCCCCGTCGAAACGGTCAAGAACGCAGGCACCTTCATAACCGTCGTCGATCGTGGTCTGACCGATCCCAGCATACAGGATCTCTATGTCGCCGGTGACAATGTCGCCGTGGGCGCAAACACCGCCAACTGGCTCTCCGAACAACTGGGCGGAGAAGGCGACGTGGTCGTTCTTCGCGGCATTCCCACCGTCATCGATGACGAACGCATTCAGGGCTTCCAGGATGCCCTTGAGGGCACCAACATCAACATCCTCGACGTCCAGTACGCCAACTGGAATCGCGATGAAGCGTTCAATCTGATGCAGGACTATCTTGCCAAATATTCCCATATCGATGCGGTCTGGGCCAATGATGACGACATGCTGCTCGGCGTGCTCGAAGCCATCGACCAGGCCGGCCGCGACGACATCAAATTCGCGCTCGGTGCCAATGGTATGGTCGATATTGTCGAGATGGTCCGGGCCGGAGATCCGCGCACGCCGATCTCGACCCCTTATCCGCCCTCGATGATCAAGACGGCCATGTATCTGACCGCCGCCAATCTCAATGGTCAGGCACCGGTACGTGGGGAGGTCATCCTCGATGCCCCGCTGATCACCATCGACAATGCCGACGAGTTCTATTTCCCTGACTCGCCGTTCTGA
- a CDS encoding ABC transporter permease → MTDIIAVPGQEPILKRINWFDLGPFIALVALAVIGVLINPDFLSATNVSNVLTRSTFVAIIAVGATFVISSGGLDLSVGAMTAFVAGIMIMFMNALVPSLGANAIVAGIALVICVGALCGLFNGLIVTIGRIEPFIVTLGTMGIFRAFITFMSNGGTIPIDRSLRDPFRPIYFGDVLGIPIPIVICAIVAGIGAFILYKTKYGRRCAAVGANEEVARFSGISVAKIRTTAFVIQGICVAIAAVCYVPRLGAATPTTGLLWELQVITAVVIGGTALRGGKGHIWGTIAGAVILEMIANLMVLSDFISEYLVAAVQGVIIIVAMLIQRFSRRS, encoded by the coding sequence GTGACTGATATTATTGCGGTTCCCGGGCAGGAACCGATTCTCAAGCGCATCAACTGGTTCGATCTGGGCCCGTTCATCGCCCTTGTGGCTCTGGCTGTAATCGGCGTGCTGATCAATCCCGATTTTCTCTCGGCCACCAACGTATCCAACGTTCTTACGCGCTCGACATTCGTCGCCATCATCGCCGTAGGTGCAACATTCGTCATCTCCTCGGGCGGGCTGGACCTTTCGGTCGGCGCCATGACGGCATTTGTCGCCGGCATCATGATCATGTTCATGAATGCCCTGGTGCCCAGCCTCGGCGCCAATGCCATTGTCGCCGGCATAGCCCTTGTGATCTGCGTGGGTGCGCTGTGCGGGCTTTTTAACGGCCTGATCGTCACGATCGGCAGGATCGAGCCGTTCATTGTCACCCTCGGCACAATGGGCATCTTCCGGGCCTTTATCACCTTCATGTCCAATGGCGGCACGATCCCGATCGACCGCTCTCTGCGAGATCCCTTCCGGCCCATCTATTTCGGCGATGTCCTGGGCATTCCCATCCCCATCGTCATCTGCGCGATCGTTGCCGGGATCGGGGCATTCATCCTCTACAAGACCAAATATGGTCGCCGATGTGCCGCCGTCGGCGCCAACGAAGAGGTCGCGCGGTTTTCAGGCATCTCGGTCGCAAAAATTCGCACCACGGCCTTCGTGATACAGGGCATCTGCGTGGCCATTGCCGCTGTGTGCTATGTGCCGCGCCTGGGGGCCGCAACCCCGACGACGGGGCTGCTGTGGGAGCTTCAGGTGATCACCGCCGTGGTCATTGGCGGCACTGCGCTCCGCGGCGGAAAGGGCCACATCTGGGGCACCATCGCCGGGGCGGTCATCCTCGAGATGATCGCCAACCTCATGGTGCTTTCCGACTTCATTTCCGAATACCTCGTGGCAGCCGTTCAGGGCGTCATCATCATCGTCGCCATGCTGATCCAGAGGTTTTCCAGGCGGTCATGA